A window from Mus caroli chromosome 2, CAROLI_EIJ_v1.1, whole genome shotgun sequence encodes these proteins:
- the Tmem210 gene encoding transmembrane protein 210 produces the protein MAPCPHPESCPAGSPLGLICLSLLLIPASAGTYCECSLGLSREALIALIVMLAGVSASCFCALVVVAIGVFRAKGETGPGHSQNRLVAPYGVQEDRIDLHTVHVESHLMDPDLDVSMMQTLDGQGLMTMSAPLEPPPPPPPPPPLPQ, from the exons ATGGCCCCCTGTCCCCATCCTGAGTCCTGCCCAGCTGGCAGCCCCCTTGGCCTGATATGTCTGTCCCTTTTGCTCATCCCTGCTTCAG CTGGAACCTACTGTGAATGCAGCCTTGGCCTCAGCCGTGAGGCCCTTATTGCCCTCATTGTGATGCTGGCTGGTGTCAGTGCCAGCTGCTTCTGTGCCCTCGTTGTTGTGGCGATTGGTGTCTTTCGGGCCAAGGG TGAGACGGGCCCTGGACACTCGCAAAACAG GTTGGTGGCGCCCTATGGGGTCCAGGAAGATCGCATAGACCTGCACACGGTACATGTGGAGTCCCACCTCATGGACCCTGATCTGGATGTATCCATGATGCAGACCTTGGATGGCCAAGGCCTCATGACCATGTCTGCTCCTCTAGAGccacctccaccccctccacctcctcccccacttccacAGTAG
- the Lrrc26 gene encoding leucine-rich repeat-containing protein 26, with amino-acid sequence MRGSFFSRLPPQLSLLLLLLLSLRRVWAQEDIGTAPSKSPVAPECPEACSCSLGGKANCSALALSAVPADLSWQVRSLLLDHNRVSALPPGAFANAGALLYLDLRENRLRSVHARAFWGMGVLQWLDLSSNQLETLPPGTFAPLRALSFLSLAGNRLALLEPSILGPLPLLRVLSLQDNSLSAIEAGLLNNLPALDVLRLHGNPWTCNCALRPLCTWLRKHPRPASETETLLCVSPRLQTLSLLTAFPDAAFKQCTQSLAARDLAVVYALGPVSFLASLAICLALGSVLTACGARRRRRRTTVRHFLRRQLDPEGPPSLEDGGSPATAAIQA; translated from the exons ATGCGGGGTTCTTTTTTCTCGCGGCTTCCGCCGCAACTctctctactgctgctgctgctgctgtcgctGAGGCGAGTCTGGGCCCAGGAGGATATTGGAACTGCCCCTTCCAAATCCCCGGTGGCCCCCGAATGCCCCGAGGCATGTTCATGTTCTCTAGGCGGCAAGGCCAATTGCTCCGCACTCGCGCTGTCTGCGGTACCAGCGGACCTGAGCTGGCAAGTACGCTCACTGTTGCTGGATCACAATCGCGTGAGCGCGCTGCCTCCGGGTGCCTTCGCCAATGCAGGCGCGCTGCTATACCTAGATCTGAGGGAGAACCGGCTTCGGTCGGTGCACGCACGAGCTTTCTGGGGTATGGGAGTGTTGCAATGGCTGGACCTGAGCTCCAACCAGCTGGAAACTCTGCCTCCTGGCACCTTCGCGCCGCTGCGCGCGCTTAGTTTCCTCTCCCTAGCGGGTAACCGGCTGGCACTCCTGGAGCCTTCGATCCTGGGCCCACTCCCATTACTGCGAGTGCTCAGCCTGCAGGATAATTCACTATCGGCAATCGAGGCGGGTTTGCTGAATAACTTGCCTGCCCTCGATGTGTTGCGCTTGCATGGCAACCCCTGGACGTGCAACTGCGCGCTGCGTCCCCTTTGCACCTGGCTGCGTAAGCACCCGCGTCCAGCCTCAG AAACTGAGACCCTGCTCTGCGTGTCTCCAAGACTCCAGACGCTCAGCCTACTGACAGCCTTTCCGGATGCCGCCTTCAAACAGTGCACTCAGTCACTAGCAGCGCGAGACCTGGCGGTGGTCTACGCTCTCGGGCCGGTCTCTTTCCTTGCTAGTTTGGCCATCTGCCTGGCACTGGGCTCCGTGCTCACTGCTTGTGGTGCacggcgccgccgccgccgcaccACGGTGCGCCACTTTCTAAGGAGACAGCTAGACCCCGAGGGCCCACCCTCCCTAGAGGATGGTGGGAGCCCTGCAACAGCAGCTATCCAAGCCTAA